Proteins encoded within one genomic window of Ottowia sp. SB7-C50:
- the icmF gene encoding fused isobutyryl-CoA mutase/GTPase IcmF, with translation MTDLSAEFKALSEYRPTNKVRFVTAASLFDGHDAAINIMRRILQGMGAEVIHLGHNRSVDEVVTAALQEDAQGIAISSYQGGHVEYFKYMVDLLRERGGAHVQVFGGGGGVIVPAEIRELHDYGVGRIYSPEDGQRMGLQGMIGEMVMRCDKDLSSYAPTDIEAIQGHSGAAWRALAQLITALENEKADEALVGAVRAQAATKKIPVVGITGTGGAGKSSLTDELIRRLRLDQDDSLRVAVISIDPSRRKSGGALLGDRIRMNAISPWPKAAGQAAAQDSGARVYMRSLATRDTGSEISPALPDVIAACKAAGFDLIIVETSGIGQGDAAIVPHVDVPMYVMTPEYGAASQLEKIDMLDFAEFIAINKFDRKGALDALRDVAKQVQRNKEAFSKRPEEMPVFGTQAARFNDDGVTALYQALKGRLGALGLPLREGRLPPVNVRHSTNQTPIVPAARTRYLAEISDTVRGYKRRVREQARRVRAVQQLRETARMLQEDDPKKTGEHGARATVLALADKRAADIDRDAAKLIEQWPAMQQAYSGDEYVVRIRDKEIRTALTTKSLSGTTIRKVVLPQFEDHGEIVKWLMLDNVPGSYPYTAGTFAFKREGEDPTRMFAGEGDAFRTNRRFKLVSEGMAAKRLSTAFDSVTLYGNDPDPRPDIYGKVGNSGVSIATLDDLKVLYSGFDLCNPTTSVSMTINGPAPSILAMFMNAAIDQQLEKFQADNSREPTDTEAEKIREWTLANVRGTVQADILKEDQGQNTCIFSTEFSLKVMGDIAEYFVHHNVRNFYSVSISGYHIAEAGANPISQLAFTLSNGFTLVEAYLARGMHIDDFAPNLSYFFSNGMDPEYTVMGRVARRIWAVAMKEKYGANERSQKLKYHIQTSGRSLHAQEIQFNDIRTTLQALIAIYDNCNSLHTNAFDEAITTPTEDSVRRAMAIQLIINREWGLAKNENPNQGAFVIEELTELVEEAVLSEFERISERGGVLGAMETGYQRSKIQEESMHYEMLKHTGEYPIIGVNTFRNPKGDEVLESLELARSTEDEKQSQLKRLNDFHTRHAAEAPAMLKRLQQTVIDNGNVFAVLMDAVRVCSLGQITNALFEVGGQYRRSM, from the coding sequence ATGACCGACCTGTCCGCCGAATTCAAGGCGCTGTCCGAGTACCGCCCCACGAACAAGGTGCGCTTCGTCACCGCCGCGTCGCTGTTCGACGGACACGACGCGGCCATCAACATCATGCGCCGCATCCTGCAGGGCATGGGCGCCGAAGTGATCCACCTGGGCCACAACCGCAGCGTGGACGAAGTGGTGACCGCCGCCCTGCAGGAAGACGCGCAGGGCATCGCCATCAGCAGCTACCAGGGCGGGCACGTCGAATACTTCAAGTACATGGTTGACCTGCTGCGCGAGCGCGGCGGCGCGCATGTGCAGGTGTTCGGCGGCGGCGGCGGTGTCATCGTGCCGGCTGAAATCCGCGAGCTGCACGACTACGGCGTGGGCCGCATCTACAGCCCCGAAGACGGCCAGCGCATGGGCCTGCAAGGGATGATCGGCGAGATGGTGATGCGCTGCGACAAGGATTTGTCCAGCTACGCGCCGACGGACATCGAGGCGATCCAGGGCCACAGCGGCGCCGCGTGGCGCGCGCTGGCGCAGCTCATCACGGCGCTGGAGAATGAGAAGGCCGACGAGGCGCTGGTCGGCGCCGTACGTGCGCAGGCAGCTACCAAAAAGATACCGGTGGTCGGCATCACCGGCACCGGCGGCGCGGGCAAGTCGAGCCTGACGGACGAACTGATCCGCCGCCTGCGGCTGGATCAGGACGACAGCCTGCGCGTGGCCGTCATCAGCATCGACCCAAGCCGGCGCAAGTCGGGCGGCGCGCTGCTGGGCGACCGCATTCGCATGAACGCGATTTCGCCGTGGCCCAAGGCGGCCGGCCAAGCTGCCGCTCAAGATTCGGGGGCGCGCGTCTACATGCGCTCGCTCGCCACGCGCGACACGGGCAGCGAGATCAGCCCGGCGTTGCCCGATGTGATCGCGGCGTGCAAGGCGGCCGGGTTCGACCTCATCATCGTCGAGACCTCCGGCATCGGCCAGGGCGACGCCGCCATCGTGCCGCACGTCGATGTGCCGATGTACGTGATGACGCCCGAATATGGCGCGGCCAGCCAGCTCGAAAAAATCGACATGCTGGACTTTGCCGAATTTATCGCCATCAACAAGTTTGATCGCAAGGGCGCGCTCGATGCGCTGCGCGACGTCGCCAAGCAGGTGCAGCGCAACAAGGAAGCCTTCAGCAAGCGGCCCGAGGAAATGCCCGTGTTCGGCACCCAGGCCGCGCGCTTCAACGACGATGGCGTCACGGCGCTGTACCAGGCACTGAAAGGCCGCCTGGGCGCGCTCGGCCTGCCTTTGAGAGAAGGCCGCCTTCCGCCCGTCAACGTGCGCCACAGCACCAACCAGACGCCCATCGTGCCCGCCGCGCGCACGCGCTATCTGGCGGAGATCAGCGACACCGTGCGCGGCTACAAGCGCCGCGTGCGCGAGCAGGCACGCCGCGTGCGCGCCGTGCAGCAGTTGCGCGAAACCGCGCGCATGCTGCAAGAGGACGACCCGAAGAAGACCGGCGAGCACGGCGCCCGCGCCACGGTGCTGGCGCTGGCCGACAAACGCGCGGCCGACATCGACCGCGACGCCGCCAAGCTGATCGAGCAATGGCCCGCGATGCAGCAGGCGTATTCGGGCGACGAATATGTGGTGAGAATCCGCGACAAGGAAATCCGCACCGCACTCACCACCAAGTCTCTGTCGGGCACCACGATCCGCAAGGTCGTGCTGCCGCAGTTCGAGGACCACGGCGAGATCGTCAAGTGGCTGATGCTCGACAACGTGCCTGGCAGCTATCCCTACACCGCCGGCACCTTTGCCTTCAAACGCGAGGGCGAAGACCCCACGCGCATGTTCGCCGGCGAAGGCGACGCCTTCCGCACCAACCGCCGCTTCAAGTTGGTGAGCGAAGGCATGGCGGCCAAGCGGCTGTCCACGGCCTTCGATTCCGTCACGCTGTACGGCAACGACCCCGACCCGAGGCCCGACATTTACGGCAAGGTGGGCAACTCGGGCGTCAGCATCGCCACGCTGGACGACCTGAAGGTGCTGTATTCAGGCTTCGATCTGTGCAACCCGACCACCAGCGTCAGCATGACCATCAACGGCCCCGCGCCGTCGATCCTGGCCATGTTCATGAACGCGGCCATCGACCAGCAACTGGAAAAGTTCCAGGCCGACAACAGCCGCGAGCCCACCGACACTGAAGCAGAGAAGATCCGCGAATGGACGCTGGCCAACGTGCGCGGCACGGTGCAGGCCGACATCCTGAAAGAAGACCAGGGCCAGAACACCTGCATCTTCTCGACCGAGTTTTCGCTCAAGGTGATGGGCGACATCGCCGAATACTTTGTGCACCACAACGTGCGCAATTTCTATAGCGTGTCGATCAGTGGCTACCACATCGCCGAGGCGGGTGCCAACCCGATCAGCCAGCTCGCCTTCACTTTGAGCAACGGTTTCACGCTGGTCGAGGCGTACCTGGCGCGCGGCATGCACATCGACGACTTCGCGCCCAACCTGAGCTATTTCTTCAGCAACGGCATGGATCCGGAATACACCGTGATGGGCCGCGTGGCGCGCCGCATCTGGGCCGTGGCGATGAAGGAGAAATACGGCGCCAACGAACGGTCCCAGAAGCTCAAGTACCACATCCAGACCAGCGGCCGCAGCCTGCACGCGCAAGAGATCCAGTTCAACGACATCCGCACCACGCTGCAAGCGCTGATCGCCATCTACGACAACTGCAACAGCCTGCACACCAACGCGTTTGACGAGGCCATCACCACGCCGACCGAAGACAGCGTGCGCCGCGCGATGGCGATCCAGCTCATCATCAACCGCGAATGGGGCCTGGCCAAGAACGAGAACCCGAACCAGGGTGCGTTCGTGATCGAGGAGCTGACCGAACTGGTGGAAGAAGCCGTGTTATCCGAATTCGAGCGCATCAGCGAGCGGGGCGGCGTGCTGGGCGCCATGGAAACGGGTTACCAGCGCAGCAAGATCCAGGAAGAGAGCATGCACTACGAGATGCTCAAGCACACCGGCGAATACCCCATCATCGGCGTCAACACCTTCCGCAACCCCAAGGGCGACGAGGTGCTGGAGAGCCTGGAACTGGCGCGCTCGACCGAGGACGAGAAGCAGTCGCAACTCAAGCGCCTGAACGACTTCCACACTCGCCACGCCGCCGAAGCGCCGGCCATGTTGAAGCGACTGCAGCAGACCGTCATCGACAACGGCAACGTGTTCGCGGTGCTGATGGACGCGGTGCGCGTGTGCTCGCTGG
- a CDS encoding PPK2 family polyphosphate kinase, with protein MAKTNGSRKPDRWQVPVGGNGFALKDCDPGAKPYASGDKAADKARVAELAREIDALQDIFWADKRFKLLVLLQGTDTAGKDGTIRAVFKETSPLGVRAVGWKAPTELERSHDYLWRIHQETPAAGEFMIHNRSHYEDVLVPVVNGWIDRKVTAQRYRQINDFERMLTETGTVILKFMLHISEDEQRQRLQERIDDPTKHWKFSMGDLDVRKQWPDYQRAYEDALRATSTEWAPWTVVPADSKTHRNLMIATLVRDKLQSLKLRYPPDNPALKGLIVK; from the coding sequence ATGGCAAAGACGAACGGCTCCAGGAAACCCGACCGCTGGCAAGTGCCGGTCGGTGGCAACGGTTTTGCCCTGAAAGATTGCGACCCCGGCGCCAAACCGTATGCCAGCGGCGACAAGGCCGCCGACAAGGCGCGCGTGGCCGAACTGGCGCGCGAGATCGACGCGTTGCAGGACATCTTCTGGGCCGACAAGCGCTTCAAGCTGCTGGTGCTGCTGCAGGGCACCGACACCGCCGGCAAGGACGGCACCATCCGCGCCGTGTTCAAGGAAACCAGCCCGCTGGGCGTGCGCGCCGTGGGCTGGAAGGCGCCGACCGAGCTCGAGCGCAGCCACGACTACCTGTGGCGCATCCACCAGGAAACGCCGGCCGCGGGCGAATTCATGATCCACAACCGCAGCCACTACGAAGACGTGCTGGTGCCGGTAGTCAACGGCTGGATCGACAGGAAAGTGACAGCGCAGCGCTACCGCCAGATCAACGACTTCGAGCGCATGCTGACCGAGACCGGCACGGTCATCCTGAAGTTCATGCTGCACATCAGCGAAGACGAGCAGCGCCAGCGCCTGCAGGAACGCATTGACGACCCGACCAAGCACTGGAAGTTCAGCATGGGCGACCTGGACGTGCGCAAGCAGTGGCCCGACTACCAGCGCGCCTACGAGGACGCGCTGCGCGCCACCAGCACCGAATGGGCGCCCTGGACCGTGGTGCCGGCCGACAGCAAGACCCACCGCAACCTGATGATCGCCACGCTGGTGCGAGACAAGCTGCAGTCGCTCAAGCTGCGCTACCCGCCCGACAACCCCGCGCTCAAGGGCTTGATCGTCAAATAA
- a CDS encoding TRAP transporter small permease subunit, with the protein MQNLLLAVDRLSTWIGKVFAWAIVGLTLLISWEVFSRYVMNKPHAWMLDAQIMLYGTLFMTAGAYTLSKNGHVRGDVLYGFFRPRTQAAIDLLLYLVFFLPGIVALTWAGWGYAQESLAIREQTFNADPLPVYPFKFVIPFVGATLLLQGVVEIIRCVICLQTGAWPARDEDVEEVDVDKLKEMVHVKDEDIEALDKYVVAQQEGRP; encoded by the coding sequence ATGCAGAACCTGTTGCTCGCCGTTGATCGGCTGTCCACGTGGATCGGCAAGGTCTTTGCCTGGGCCATCGTGGGCCTCACGCTGCTGATCAGCTGGGAAGTGTTTTCACGCTACGTCATGAACAAGCCGCACGCCTGGATGCTGGACGCGCAGATCATGCTGTACGGCACGCTGTTCATGACCGCTGGCGCCTACACGCTGTCGAAGAACGGCCACGTGCGCGGCGATGTGCTGTACGGCTTCTTTCGGCCGCGCACGCAGGCCGCCATCGACCTGCTGCTGTACCTGGTGTTCTTTCTGCCGGGCATCGTCGCGCTGACGTGGGCCGGCTGGGGCTATGCGCAGGAGTCGCTGGCGATTCGCGAGCAGACCTTCAACGCCGACCCGCTGCCGGTGTACCCGTTCAAGTTCGTCATCCCCTTTGTCGGCGCCACGCTGCTGCTGCAGGGCGTCGTCGAGATCATCCGCTGCGTCATCTGCCTGCAGACCGGCGCCTGGCCGGCGCGCGACGAGGACGTGGAAGAAGTGGACGTGGACAAGCTCAAGGAGATGGTGCACGTGAAGGACGAGGACATCGAGGCGCTGGACAAGTACGTGGTGGCGCAACAGGAGGGCCGGCCATGA
- a CDS encoding TRAP transporter substrate-binding protein, with translation MAQRPASPRRRNLLKGAAVAAGAMSAPMVSKAQTTSLRFQSTWPAKDIFHEYAQDFAKKVNDMAGARLKIEVLPAGAVVPAFQLLEAVSKGTLDGGHGVIAYHYGKNSALALWGSGPAYGMDPNMVLAWHHYGGGKALVEEIYKSLNMDVVTYLYGPMPTQPLGWFKKPVSKVADMKGLKFRTVGLAVDVFTDMGVAVNPLPGGEIVPALDRGLIDAAEFNNASSDRVLGFADVAKNCMLQSFHQSGEQFEILFNGPKYKALPQELRSIIDYAVQAASADMSWKAIDRNSKDYIELKKAGVKFYKTPDAILRAQLAAWDKTIAKKSAENPLFKKVLDSQKAFAERAGQWQNDYSVDLKMAYNHYFSGKKS, from the coding sequence ATGGCCCAACGACCCGCTTCCCCCCGCCGCCGCAACCTGCTGAAAGGCGCCGCCGTGGCGGCCGGCGCAATGTCCGCGCCCATGGTGTCCAAGGCGCAGACCACGTCGCTGCGCTTCCAGAGCACCTGGCCGGCCAAGGACATCTTCCATGAGTACGCGCAGGACTTCGCCAAGAAGGTGAACGACATGGCCGGCGCGCGCCTGAAGATCGAGGTGCTGCCTGCCGGTGCGGTGGTGCCGGCGTTCCAGCTGCTGGAGGCGGTGAGCAAGGGCACGCTCGACGGCGGGCACGGCGTGATCGCCTACCACTACGGAAAAAATAGCGCGCTGGCCTTGTGGGGCTCGGGCCCGGCCTACGGCATGGACCCGAACATGGTGCTGGCCTGGCACCACTACGGCGGCGGCAAGGCGCTGGTGGAAGAAATCTACAAGAGCCTGAACATGGACGTGGTGACCTACCTGTACGGCCCCATGCCCACGCAGCCGCTGGGCTGGTTCAAGAAGCCGGTGTCGAAGGTCGCCGACATGAAGGGCCTGAAGTTCCGCACCGTCGGGCTGGCGGTGGACGTGTTCACCGACATGGGCGTGGCGGTGAACCCGCTGCCGGGCGGCGAGATCGTGCCCGCGCTGGACCGCGGCCTGATCGACGCGGCCGAGTTCAACAATGCGTCATCCGACCGCGTGCTGGGCTTTGCCGACGTGGCCAAGAACTGCATGTTGCAAAGCTTCCACCAAAGCGGCGAGCAGTTCGAGATCCTGTTCAACGGCCCCAAGTACAAGGCGCTGCCGCAGGAATTGCGCTCGATCATCGACTACGCCGTGCAGGCCGCCAGCGCCGACATGAGCTGGAAGGCGATCGACCGCAACTCCAAGGACTACATCGAGCTGAAGAAGGCCGGCGTGAAGTTCTACAAGACGCCCGACGCGATCCTGCGCGCGCAGCTGGCCGCATGGGACAAGACCATCGCCAAGAAGTCCGCCGAGAACCCGCTGTTCAAGAAGGTGCTGGATTCGCAGAAGGCGTTTGCCGAGCGCGCCGGCCAGTGGCAGAACGACTACTCGGTCGATCTGAAGATGGCCTACAACCACTACTTCAGCGGCAAGAAGAGCTGA
- a CDS encoding metal-sensitive transcriptional regulator — MSYVLDDAHKRGLCARLARVEGQLRGLQKLLQADTDPEKTAQQMAAARKALDKAFFAFVTTLIAEGQFSASEVSELLIRFA; from the coding sequence ATGAGTTACGTCCTGGATGACGCCCACAAGCGCGGTTTGTGCGCCCGTCTGGCGCGGGTGGAAGGTCAGTTGCGAGGCCTGCAGAAGCTGCTGCAGGCCGACACCGACCCTGAAAAAACGGCGCAGCAGATGGCGGCTGCGCGCAAGGCGCTGGACAAGGCGTTCTTCGCCTTCGTCACCACGCTGATCGCCGAAGGCCAGTTTTCCGCGTCCGAAGTCTCCGAGCTGCTGATCCGCTTCGCCTGA
- a CDS encoding rhodanese-like domain-containing protein — MRTDAEREWVGFVPGATAVAWKQWPGMALNPDFDAGIVRALAEGLPLLMLCRSGVRSMAAARRATELGASAYNVLGGFEGDPDEHAHRGHKNGWRHAGLPWRQN, encoded by the coding sequence GTGCGCACCGACGCCGAGCGCGAATGGGTCGGCTTTGTGCCGGGCGCGACGGCGGTGGCCTGGAAGCAGTGGCCGGGCATGGCGCTGAACCCCGATTTCGACGCGGGCATCGTCCGCGCACTGGCAGAAGGGCTGCCGCTGCTGATGCTGTGCCGCAGCGGGGTGCGCTCGATGGCCGCCGCGCGCCGCGCGACCGAACTGGGGGCGAGCGCGTACAACGTGCTGGGCGGGTTCGAGGGCGATCCTGATGAGCATGCGCACCGAGGGCACAAGAACGGGTGGCGACATGCGGGGTTGCCGTGGCGGCAGAATTGA
- a CDS encoding amidase encodes MNQPIADDDITALDATALSEAIHARRVSCREVMAAYLARIHRINPAFTAIVSLRPDDVLLAEADACDAELGRGQSRGWMHGMPQAIKDLAHARGLPTTLGSPLMTDFIATEDGLMTARMKAAGCIFIGKTNVPEFGLGSHTFNDVFGTTRNAYDRTRSAGGSSGGAAVALALRLLPVADGSDFMGSLRNPAAWNNIFGFRPSQGRVPMWPAQDVWVSQLATEGPMGRSVRDVARLLGTQAGASDNAPLSIATNTDTASADGHFDLKSQRIGWLGDLDGYLPMEDGILDACQRGLGRLERLGCPVAPARLGMPPARVWDAWLVWRRVLVASRIAPLFLQPGNRARIKPEAVWEYDQAEGCTANQFLAASVVRTQFHQSMLRLFGQHDFLALPTAQVWPFDAAERWPRTIAGRTMDTYHRWMEVVIYATFAGLPCISVPVGFNEAGLPMGMQLIGRPQDDAGVLRLAAAYEGAIADWLAVPPPMAHG; translated from the coding sequence ATGAATCAGCCCATCGCCGACGACGACATCACCGCGCTCGACGCCACTGCGCTTTCCGAGGCCATCCACGCAAGGCGGGTGTCGTGCCGTGAGGTGATGGCGGCTTATCTGGCGCGCATTCACCGCATCAATCCGGCCTTCACGGCCATCGTGTCGCTGCGGCCCGACGACGTGCTGCTGGCAGAAGCGGATGCGTGCGACGCCGAACTGGGGCGCGGCCAGTCGCGCGGATGGATGCACGGCATGCCGCAGGCCATCAAGGACCTGGCGCACGCCCGCGGCCTGCCGACCACGCTGGGTTCTCCGCTGATGACCGACTTCATCGCCACCGAAGATGGGCTGATGACGGCGCGCATGAAGGCCGCCGGCTGCATCTTCATCGGCAAGACCAACGTGCCCGAATTCGGCCTGGGCTCGCACACCTTCAACGACGTCTTCGGCACCACGCGCAACGCCTACGACCGCACGCGCTCGGCGGGCGGCTCCAGCGGCGGCGCGGCGGTGGCGCTGGCGCTGCGGCTGCTGCCGGTGGCCGACGGATCGGACTTCATGGGCAGCCTGCGCAACCCGGCGGCGTGGAACAACATCTTCGGCTTTCGCCCCAGCCAGGGCCGCGTGCCGATGTGGCCCGCACAGGACGTCTGGGTCAGCCAGCTGGCTACCGAGGGCCCCATGGGCCGCAGCGTGCGCGACGTGGCGCGGCTGCTGGGCACGCAGGCCGGCGCGTCGGACAATGCTCCTCTTTCGATAGCTACAAATACAGATACAGCCAGCGCAGACGGCCATTTCGACCTGAAATCACAGCGCATCGGCTGGCTCGGCGATCTGGACGGCTACCTGCCGATGGAGGACGGCATCCTTGACGCCTGCCAGCGCGGCCTGGGCCGGCTCGAACGCCTGGGCTGCCCCGTCGCGCCCGCGCGTCTGGGCATGCCCCCGGCGCGCGTGTGGGACGCCTGGCTGGTGTGGCGCCGCGTGCTGGTCGCTTCGCGCATCGCGCCGCTTTTTCTGCAGCCGGGCAACCGCGCCCGGATCAAGCCCGAAGCCGTGTGGGAATACGACCAGGCCGAAGGCTGCACGGCCAACCAGTTCCTGGCCGCCAGCGTGGTGCGCACGCAGTTCCACCAGAGCATGCTGAGGCTGTTCGGGCAACACGACTTTCTGGCGCTGCCCACCGCGCAGGTGTGGCCCTTCGACGCTGCCGAGCGCTGGCCCCGCACCATCGCTGGCCGCACCATGGACACCTACCACCGCTGGATGGAAGTGGTGATCTACGCCACCTTCGCCGGCCTGCCCTGCATCAGCGTGCCGGTCGGCTTCAACGAAGCCGGCCTGCCCATGGGCATGCAGCTCATCGGCAGGCCGCAGGACGACGCTGGCGTGCTGCGCTTGGCGGCGGCGTATGAAGGCGCGATCGCCGATTGGCTGGCCGTGCCGCCGCCGATGGCGCACGGATAA
- the lysM gene encoding peptidoglycan-binding protein LysM produces the protein MGLFSFIKEAGEKLFGAKEVEQAAASNAPNVADLNKQAGDAIKTYIEKQNLGLSGLEVAFDGASGNVSLVGIAPSQEAAEKAGLAAGNVAAVSSVDNNLQYPAGTASQYHDVVSGDTLSAIAKKYYGDANKYMAIFEANKPMLSHPDKIYPGQKLRIPAL, from the coding sequence ATGGGATTGTTCAGTTTTATCAAGGAAGCCGGTGAAAAGCTGTTCGGCGCCAAGGAAGTCGAGCAGGCCGCTGCGTCCAACGCACCCAACGTGGCCGACTTGAACAAGCAGGCCGGCGACGCCATCAAGACCTACATCGAAAAGCAGAACCTGGGCCTGTCGGGCCTGGAAGTGGCTTTTGACGGCGCCAGCGGCAACGTCAGCCTGGTCGGCATCGCGCCCAGCCAGGAAGCCGCCGAGAAGGCCGGCCTGGCCGCAGGCAACGTGGCCGCCGTCAGCAGCGTGGACAACAACCTGCAGTACCCCGCCGGCACCGCCTCGCAATACCACGACGTGGTCAGTGGCGACACGCTGTCGGCCATCGCCAAGAAGTACTACGGCGATGCCAACAAGTACATGGCCATCTTCGAAGCCAACAAGCCGATGCTGAGCCACCCGGACAAGATCTACCCGGGCCAGAAGCTGCGCATCCCCGCGCTTTGA
- a CDS encoding type III pantothenate kinase — MSGFLAIDVGNTRLKWTLYERPVAGARMLAQGAEFLEQIDRLGDGVWSQIPEPASMLGCIVAATAVKHRVQEQMEQWAVEPRWVVASDAEAGLSNGYDFPARLGADRWVAMIGARHQMLQRGAPRPILLVMVGTAVTVEAIDQHGRFLGGLILPGHGIMLRALESGTAGLHVPTGDVVEFPTNTSDALTSGGTFAIAGACERMFQHLFKRCAAEPLCLMTGGAGWKMLPAMTRPFELIESMIFDGLLVIAERRDALNGRG, encoded by the coding sequence ATGAGCGGATTTCTCGCCATCGACGTTGGCAACACGCGCCTGAAGTGGACCCTGTACGAGCGCCCCGTGGCAGGCGCGCGCATGCTGGCGCAGGGGGCGGAATTCCTGGAGCAGATCGACCGCCTGGGTGACGGCGTGTGGTCGCAGATTCCCGAGCCGGCCAGCATGCTGGGCTGCATCGTGGCGGCCACCGCCGTCAAGCACCGCGTGCAGGAGCAGATGGAGCAGTGGGCCGTCGAGCCGCGCTGGGTGGTGGCGTCGGACGCCGAGGCGGGGCTGTCCAACGGCTACGACTTTCCGGCGCGGCTGGGCGCCGACCGCTGGGTGGCGATGATCGGCGCGCGCCACCAGATGCTGCAGCGCGGGGCGCCGCGGCCCATCCTGCTGGTGATGGTCGGCACGGCCGTCACGGTGGAGGCGATCGACCAGCACGGGCGCTTTCTGGGCGGGCTGATCCTGCCCGGCCACGGCATCATGCTGCGCGCGCTCGAATCGGGCACCGCCGGCCTGCACGTGCCCACGGGCGACGTGGTGGAATTTCCGACCAACACCAGCGACGCGCTGACATCCGGCGGCACCTTCGCCATTGCCGGCGCGTGCGAGCGCATGTTCCAGCACCTGTTCAAGCGCTGCGCTGCCGAGCCGCTGTGCCTGATGACCGGTGGCGCCGGCTGGAAGATGCTGCCCGCCATGACGCGCCCTTTCGAGCTGATCGAAAGCATGATCTTCGATGGCCTGCTGGTCATCGCCGAACGCCGCGACGCGCTCAACGGCCGTGGCTGA
- a CDS encoding M20 aminoacylase family protein has translation MKLIEPILAQAAAITQLRRDIHAHPELCYEEVRTADLVAAKLTEWGIPIHRGLGVTGLVGVVHGRDGGQSGRAIGLRADMDALPMTEFNTFAHASTHKGKMHACGHDGHTAMLLAAALHFSKHRNFDGTVYLIFQPAEEGGGGAREMIKDGLFERFPMEAVFGMHNWPGMDVGKFAVSPGPVMASSNEFRITITGKGGHAALPHNGIDPVPIACQIVQGFQTILTRNKKPVDGGVISVTMIHAGEATNVIPDSCEIQGTVRTFTFEVLDLIERRMQEIAEGLSAAFGAQCAFEFRRNYPPTINTPYEADFARRVMADIVGEGNALAQEPTMGAEDFSYMLLEKPGAYCFIANGDGAHRGRYEGGGHDAGPCTLHNPHYDFNDDLIPLGGTYWVRLAEAWLAHQPPADRPMPVKA, from the coding sequence ATGAAGCTGATCGAACCCATCCTGGCGCAGGCCGCGGCCATCACCCAACTGCGGCGCGACATCCACGCGCACCCTGAGCTGTGCTACGAAGAAGTGCGTACCGCCGACCTGGTGGCGGCCAAGCTGACCGAATGGGGCATCCCCATCCACCGCGGGCTGGGCGTGACGGGCCTGGTGGGCGTGGTGCACGGGCGCGACGGCGGCCAGAGCGGCCGGGCCATTGGCCTGCGCGCCGACATGGACGCGCTGCCCATGACCGAGTTCAACACCTTCGCCCACGCCAGCACCCACAAGGGCAAGATGCACGCCTGCGGCCACGACGGCCACACGGCCATGCTGCTGGCGGCGGCGCTGCATTTTTCGAAGCACCGCAACTTCGACGGCACGGTGTACCTGATCTTCCAGCCGGCCGAGGAAGGCGGCGGCGGCGCGCGCGAGATGATCAAGGACGGGCTGTTCGAGCGCTTTCCGATGGAGGCGGTGTTCGGCATGCACAACTGGCCCGGCATGGACGTGGGCAAGTTCGCCGTCTCGCCCGGCCCGGTCATGGCGTCCAGCAACGAGTTCAGGATCACCATCACCGGCAAGGGCGGCCACGCGGCGCTGCCGCACAACGGCATCGACCCGGTGCCCATCGCCTGCCAGATCGTGCAGGGCTTCCAGACCATCCTGACGCGCAACAAGAAGCCGGTGGACGGCGGCGTGATCTCGGTCACCATGATTCACGCCGGCGAGGCCACCAACGTCATCCCCGACAGTTGCGAGATTCAGGGCACGGTGCGCACCTTCACCTTCGAGGTGCTGGACCTGATCGAGCGGCGCATGCAGGAAATCGCCGAAGGGCTGAGCGCGGCCTTTGGCGCGCAGTGCGCCTTCGAGTTCCGCCGCAACTACCCGCCCACCATCAACACGCCGTACGAAGCCGACTTTGCCCGCCGCGTCATGGCCGACATCGTGGGCGAAGGCAACGCGCTGGCGCAGGAGCCGACCATGGGCGCCGAGGACTTCTCGTACATGCTGCTGGAAAAGCCCGGCGCCTACTGCTTCATCGCCAACGGCGACGGCGCCCACCGCGGCCGCTACGAAGGCGGCGGGCACGACGCCGGCCCGTGCACGCTGCACAACCCGCACTACGACTTCAACGACGACCTGATCCCGCTGGGCGGCACCTACTGGGTGCGGCTGGCCGAAGCCTGGCTGGCGCACCAGCCGCCAGCCGACCGGCCCATGCCCGTCAAGGCCTGA